The following coding sequences lie in one Glycine soja cultivar W05 chromosome 16, ASM419377v2, whole genome shotgun sequence genomic window:
- the LOC114390028 gene encoding receptor-like protein EIX2: MKSKVRFLALLNLGDNNLHGTISDALGNLTSLVELDLSYNQLEGTIPTFLGNLRNSREIDLKYLYLSINKFSRNPFESLGSLSKLSVLHIDGNNFQGVVNEDDLANLTSLKEFDASGNNFTLKVGPNWIPNFQLTYLDVTSWHIGPNFPSWIQSQNKLRYVGLSNTGILDSIPTWFWEAHSQVLYLNLSHNHIHGELVTTIKNPISIQTVDLSTNHLCGKLPYLSSDVYGLDLSTNSFSESMQDFLCNNQDKPMQLEFLNLASNNLSGEIPDCWINWPFLVEVNLQSNHFVGNFPPSMGSLAELQSLQIRNNLLSGIFPTSLKKTGQLISLDLGENNLSGCIPTWVGEKLSNMKILRLRSNSFSGHIPNEICQMSLLQVLDLAKNNLSGNIPSCFRNLSAMTLVNRSTYPQIYSYAPNHTEYSSVSGIVSVLLWLKGRGDEYRNILGLVTSIDLSSNKLLGEIPREITDLNGLNFLNLSHNQLIGPIPEGIGNMGSLQTIDFSRNQISGEIPPTISNLSFLSMLDVSYNHLKGKIPTGTQLQTFDASRFIGNNLCGPPLPINCSSNGKTHSYEGSHGHGVNWFFVSATIGFVLGLWIVIAPLLICRSWRHAYFHFLDHVWFKLQSFYSYSITV, from the exons ATGAAATCCAAGGTCCGATTCCTGGCG CTCCTCAACCTAGGGGACAACAACTTGCATGGGACTATTTCTGATGCCCTGGGAAATTTGACTTCTCTCGTTGAACTTGATTTGTCATATAATCAACTTGAAGGAACAATTCCGACTTTTTTGGGTAATCTCCGCAACTCAAGGGAGATAGATTTAAAATATCTCTATCTCTCTATTAATAAATTCAGTCGAAATCCATTTGAAAGTCTTGGATCACTCTCTAAATTGTCAGTTCTTCATATTGATGGCAATAATTTTCAAGGAGTTGTCAACGAAGATGATCTTGCAAATCTTACAAGCTTGAAGGAGTTTGATGCATCAGGGAACAATTTCACTTTAAAAGTGGGTCCTAATTGGATTCCTAATTTCCAGCTTACCTATTTGGATGTGACATCATGGCATATAGGTCCCAACTTTCCATCGTGGATTCAGTCACAAAACAAACTTCGATATGTTGGACTGTCTAACACGGGGATTTTAGATTCTATTCCCACTTGGTTCTGGGAAGCACATTCTCAGGTTTTGTATTTAAACCTCTCTCATAATCATATCCATGGTGAGCTGGTGACTACAATAAAAAATCCAATATCTATCCAAACTGTTGATCTAAGCACAAATCACTTATGTGGTAAATTACCCTATCTTTCAAGTGATGTGTATGGGTTAGACCTTTCAACCAATTCATTCTCTGAATCCATGCAAGATTTTTTATGTAACAATCAGGACAAGCCAATGCAATTAGAATTTCTCAATCTTGCATCAAATAATCTGTCAGGAGAAATACCTGATTGTTGGATTAATTGGCCATTTCTAGTGGAAGTGAATTTACAAAGCAACCATTTTGTCGGGAACTTCCCCCCATCCATGGGTTCCTTGGCTGAGCTGCAGTCATTACAAATTCGTAACAACTTGCTCTCGGGAATATTTCCTACCAGTTTGAAGAAGACTGGCCAATTGATATCCTTGGATCTTGGAGAAAATAATCTTTCAGGATGTATTCCAACATGGGTTGGAGAAAAGCTCTCAAATATGAAAATCCTCCGCCTTCGATCAAACAGTTTTTCCGGTCACATTCCAAATGAAATATGTCAGATGAGTCTTCTTCAGGTTTTAGACCttgcaaaaaataatttgtctGGCAATATACCCAGCTGTTTCCGTAACTTGAGTGCCATGACACTAGTGAACCGGAGTACATATCCCCAAATCTATTCTTATGCACCAAATCATACAGAATACTCTTCGGTATCAGGTATAGTTAGTGTGCTACTTTGGCTAAAAGGAAGAGGAGATGAGTATCGAAACATTCTGGGTTTGGTAACAAGTATTGATCTGTCAAGTAACAAATTATTAGGAGAAATTCCTAGAGAAATCACAGATCTAAATGGATTGAACTTTTTGAACTTGTCCCACAACCAATTGATTGGTCCTATTCCAGAAGGTATTGGTAATATGGGATCGTTACAAACCATTGATTTTTCGAGGAATCAAATTTCTGGTGAAATTCCTCCAACCATTTCTAATTTGAGCTTTTTGAGCATGCTAGACGTGTCTTATAATCATTTGAAGGGAAAAATTCCAACAGGAACTCAATTGCAAACCTTTGATGCCTCCAGATTTATTGGCAACAATCTATGTGGTCCACCACTGCCCATAAACTGCAGCTCCAATGGGAAAACTCATAGTTATGAAGGAAGTCATGGGCATGGAGTGAATTGGTTTTTTGTTAGTGCGACAATTGGATTTGTTTTGGGACTTTGGATAGTGATTGCTCCTTTGCTGATTTGTAGATCATGGCGGCATGCCTATTTTCATTTCCTTGATCATGTGTGGTTCAAACTTCAATCTTTTTACTCGTATAGTATCACTGTTTAG
- the LOC114390083 gene encoding uncharacterized protein LOC114390083 produces MLCIRETMILREEWNIKRILGKVTESEEVKRRLGGESVVTEKKYQEMYVNSPGKGVVDKLKGMVGTWFTNPAENQSSQDSSMNYEAGRAEVEQVNQGAAGERRQQESSN; encoded by the exons ATGCTGTGCATAAGAGAGACGATGATCCTGAGAGAAGAATGGAACATCAAAAGAATACTGGGAAAGGTAACTGAGTCAGAGGAAGTGAAGAGAAGGTTAGGAGGGGAAAGTGTGGTGACAGAGAAAAAGTACCAAGAGATGTATGTGAATAGTCCGGGGAAAGGTGTGGTTGATAAGCTTAAAGGTATGGTTGGGACATGGTTTACCAACCCAGCAGAGAATCAATCTTCACAAG ATTCATCTATGAATTATGAGGCAGGAAGGGCAGAAGTGGAACAAGTTAACCAAGGTGCAGCAGGTGAAAGAAGGCAGCAGGAGTCATCTAATTGA
- the LOC114390082 gene encoding receptor-like protein 34: MIYMQNQQLHLFSIYSCVIMNSSIYILVFVQLWLLSLPCRESVCIPSERETLLKFKNNLNDPSNRLWSWNHNHTNCCHWYGVLCHNLTSHLLQLHLNSSDSFFNDDWEAYRRWSFGGEISPCLADLKHLNYLDLSANKFLGEGMSIPSFLGTMTSLTHLDLSITGFRGKIPPQIGNLSNLVYLDMRYVANGTVPSQIGNLSNLLYLGLGGDSDVEPLLAENVEWVSSMWKLEYLHLSYANLSKAFHWIHTLQSLPSLTHLYLSGCLLPHYNEPSLLNF, from the coding sequence ATGATTTATATGCAGAACCAACAACTACACTTGTTTTCTATATATTCTTGTGTGATCATGAATTCCTCCATTTATATTCTTGTCTTTGTCCAGCTTTGGTTGTTGAGCTTACCATGCAGAGAGAGTGTGTGCATCCCAAGTGAGCGTGAGACACTTTTGAAGTTTAAGAATAATCTCAATGATCCTTCAAATAGGCTTTGGTCTTGGAATCATAATCATACCAACTGTTGCCACTGGTATGGAGTCCTCTGCCACAACCTCACTTCCCATCTTCTTCAGCTTCACCTCAACTCTTCAGATTCTTTTTTCAATGATGATTGGGAAGCTTATAGGAGATGGAGCTTTGGTGGAGAGATAAGTCCTTGTTTGGCTGATTTAAAGCATTTGAATTACTTGGACTTGAGCGCCAATAAATTCCTTGGAGAAGGTATGTCAATTCCTTCTTTCCTTGGGACAATGACCTCCTTGACTCACCTCGACCTCTCTATTACTGGATTCCGTGGGAAGATTCCTCCTCAGATTGGGAATCTCTCAAATTTGGTGTATCTTGACATGAGATATGTTGCCAACGGAACAGTACCCTCTCAGATTGGGAATCTCTCCAATTTGCTCTATCTTGGCCTTGGAGGTGATTCTGATGTCGAACCTCTGTTAGCTGAAAATGTAGAATGGGTATCAAGTATGTGGAAGCTTGAATATCTTCATTTGAGTTATGCAAACCTATCCAAAGCATTTCATTGGATACACACTCTCCAATCTCTTCCTTCTTTGACCCACCTATATTTGTCAGGATGCTTACTCCCTCACTATAATGAACCATCCTTGCTCAACTTCTAA